From a region of the Helianthus annuus cultivar XRQ/B chromosome 5, HanXRQr2.0-SUNRISE, whole genome shotgun sequence genome:
- the LOC110943854 gene encoding extensin-like codes for MLVIMPPRFLRGRGKGPVTGHDHEAGPSHRRTPSITMSTSPQEPWRLYVEPGRRSVSLSSSPSYQHSFGPQSENEPNDQPPVFIPLQRSNSHHSFGDPTPVFQSRFNPANLLPEPMGFNPLGPEDHFSGENDMDEDTDPVEPASGTPNHPIEISDGSSFHGSPYRGPDSFMEKFNQYDWYFTPSEHSSSHQHQQQQQYQQQQDPSEGQRFVAEEEDPQMGGPTSPIPDVNSVPVVPPLGFDNPIPAYARSAAYNPFEQPAHTHYNYNYNYGYAEVDPYQVARDYNALHPEGPYGGPWTTGYPTYGYQHQPPPPPVYQPPQPQIQQEVLERLSQVDDVGPIEQEVREDRRERQGFFKGLSDLLKGKSKRRGH; via the exons ATGTTG GTCATCATGCCACCAAGATTCCTTCGTGGTAGAGGCAAAGGACCCGTGACAGGTcatgatcacgaagccgggccttcgcaccggcgtactcCATCTATCACTATGAGCACAAGCCCGCaagagccatggaggctctatgTCGAACCTGGAAGGCGATCTGTATCCCttagctcttcaccttcttaccaacACTCTTTTGGGCCCCAATCAGAGAATGAGCCCAACGACCAACCACCAGTCTTTATACCTTtacagagatccaactctcatcATTCTTTTGGCGACCCAACACCCGTTTTCCAAAGCCGATTTAACCCGGCTAACCTTCTGCCAGAACccatgggttttaacccacttggaccggaagaccacttttCAGGGGAAAACGacatggatgaggatactgaCCCCGTGGAGCCTGCATCAGGAACGCCGAATCATCCCATTgagatctcagatgggtcatCATTCCATGGATCGCCATACCGCGGACCGGACAGTTTTATGGAAAAGTTCAACCAgtatgattggtacttcaccccgtCTGAGCACTCGTCGTCCCACcagcaccagcagcagcagcagtatCAACAGCAACAGGACCCTTCGGAGGGTcaacgatttgtggca GAAGAAGAGGACCCGCAGATGGGTGGTCCAACAAGCCCTATACCAGATGTCAACTCAGTACCTGTGGTACCACCTTTGGGTTTCGATAACCCGATTCCTGCGTATGCTAGGTCAGCGGCATACAACCCCTTCGAGCAGCCAGCGCACACCcattacaactacaactacaactacggTTATGCGGAGGTAGATCCGTATCAAGTAGCTCGGGATTACAATGCCCTTCACCCTGAAGGACCATACGGAGGGCCATGGACTACTGGttacccgacttatgggtaccagcatcaGCCACCTCCTCCACCGGTGTATCAGCCGCCACAGCCACAGATTCAGCAGGAAGTCCTTGAGAGGCTGAGCCAAGTTGAtgatgtgggcccaa TTGAACAGGAGGTTCGTGAAGACCGCAGAGAGCGGCAAGGTTTCTTCAAAGGGCTGTCAGACTTGCTTAAAGGGAAGTCAAAGAGGAGGGGTCATTGA